ATCTCGTGGTAGAAGTCGTTACCCTCACGAGTACGCTCACCCACACCAGCGAACACAGAGTAACCGCTGTGTTCCATGGCGATGTTACGGATCAGTTCCATCATGTTAACGGTCTTGCCGACGCCGGCACCACCGAACAGACCAACCTTACCACCCTTGGCGAACGGGCAAACCAGGTCGATAACCTTGATGCCGGTTTCCAGCAGGTCGTTGCCGCCCGCCTGGTCAGCGAACGAAGGCGCTGGCTGGTGGATACCGCGACGCTCTTCTTCGCCGATCGGGCCGGCTTCGTCGATCGGGTTGCCCAGTACGTCCATGATACGGCCGAGGGTGGCCTTACCAACTGGAACGGAAATGGCAGCGCCGGTGTCGACGACATCCAGACCGCGCTTCAGGCCTTCGGTCGAGCCCATCGCAATGGTACGAACCACGCCGTCGCCCAGCTGCTGCTGAACTTCGAGGGTGGTTTCCGCGCCTTGTACTTTCAGCGCGTTGTAAACACTCGGCACGACGTCACGTGGGAATTCCACGTCGATGACGGCGCCGATGATTTGAACGATACGTCCGCTACTCATAGCTGGATCCTCTGAATTTTTGAACCGTTAAACCGCGGCAGCGCCGCCGACGATTTCCGAGATCTCCTGGGTGATCGCAGCCTGACGCGCCTTGTTGTAGATCAACTGAAGCTCTTTGATCAAATCACCGGCGTTGTCTGTGGCGTTCTTCATGGCGATCATCCGGGCCGCTTGTTCAGCAGCGTTGTTCTCGACCACCGCCTGGTAAACCTGCGACTCCACGTAACGCACCATCAAGCCGTCCAGCAGCTCTTTTGCGTCGGGTTCGTACAGGTAATCCCAGTGATGCTTGAGATCCTGATCCGGGGTTGCCACCAACGGTACCAATTGCTCGACCGTCGGCTTCTGGGTCATGGTGTTGATGAACTTGTTCGAAACCACCGAAAGGCGATCGATACGGCCGTCCAGGTAGGCGTCCAGCATCACTTTGACGGAGCCGATCAGATCGTTGATCGATGGCTCTTCGCCCAGGTGGCTGATCGCGGCTACGACGTTACCGCCAAAGATGCGGAAGAAAGTCGCACCCTTGCTGCCGATCACGCACAGGTCGATTTCCACGCCCTGTTCGCGGTTTTCGTTCATGTCCTTGACCAGGGCCTTGAACAGGTTGGTATTCAAGCCACCGCACAAGCCACGATCACTGCTCACCACGATATAACCGGCGCGCTTTACAGGGCGCTCGATCATGAACGGGTGGCGGTATTCCGGGTTGGCGTTGGCCAGATGACCGATCACCTGGCGGATACGCTCCGCGTAAGGACGGCTAGCAGCCATGCGCATTTGTGCCTTGCGCATCTTGCTGACCGCCACTTTCTCCATGGCGCTGGTAATTTTTTGCGTGCTTTTGATGCTCGCAATCTTACTGCGAATCTCTTTTGCGCCTGCCATGTATCACCTATCAGGTTAGCAAGCGGGGGCCGGAGCCCCCGCTGCGGCTTACCAGGTCTGGGTGGCCTTGAACTTCTCGATACCAGCTTTCATGCCAGCGTCGATTTCGTCGTTGAAGTCACCCTTCACGTTGATCTTCGCCATCAGTTCGGCGTGATCACGGTTGAAGTAGGCGATCAGTGCTTGCTCGAAGCTGCCGACCTTGGAGACTTCTACGTCGGTCAGGAAGCCACGCTCAGCGGCGTACAGCGACAGAGCCATGTCCGCGATGGACATCGGCGCGTACTGCTTCTGCTTCATCAGCTCGGTAACGCGCTGACCATGCTCCAGCTGCTTGCGGGTCGCTTCGTCCAGATCGGAAGCGAACTGGGCGAATGCAGCCAGTTCACGGTACTGAGCCAGAGCGGTACGGATACCACCGGACAGCTTCTTGATGATCTTGGTCTGAGCAGCGCCACCAACACGGGATACCGAAACACCGGCGTTAACTGCAGGGCGGATGCCCGAGTTGAACATGGCCGATTCCAGGAAGATCTGACCGTCGGTGATGGAAATCACGTTGGTCGGAACGAACGCGGAAACGTCGCCAGCCTGGGTTTCGATGATCGGCAGAGCGGTCAGGGAACCGGTTTTGCCAGTTACAGCACCGTTGGTGAACTTCTCGACATACTCTTCGGAAACGCGCGATGCACGCTCCAGCAGACGGGAGTGGAGATAGAACACGTCGCCTGGGTACGCTTCACGTCCTGGCGGACGGCGCAGCAGCAGGGAGATCTGACGGTAAGCAACGGCCTGCTTGGACAGGTCATCGTAAACGATCAGCGCGTCTTCACCGCGGTCACGGAAGAACTCGCCCATGGTGCAGCCGGCGTAAGGTGCCAGGAACTGCAGTGCGGCGGATTCCGAAGCACTGGCAACGACCACGATGGTGTTGGCCAGGGCGCCGGTTTCTTCCAGCTTGCGAACGATGTTGGCAACGGTGGAGCGCTTTTGGCCGACAGCAACATAAACACAGAAAATACCGGAGTCTTTCTGGTTGATGATGGCGTCGATGGCCATGGCGGTCTTGCCGATCTGACGGTCACCGATGATCAGCTCGCGCTGGCCACGGCCAACAGGGATCATGGCGTCGACGGACTTGTAGCCAGTCTGTACAGGCTGGTCTACCGACTTACGCCAGATCACGCCTGGGGCCACTTTCTCGACCGCGTCGGTCTGGGTGTTGCCCAGAGGACCTTTGCCGTCGATCGGGTTGCCCAGTGCGTCGACGACGCGGCCCAGAAGTTCCTTACCAACCGGAACTTCCAGGATGCGGCCGGTGCACTTGGCGCTCATGCCTTCGGCGAGGGTGTCATAGGCACCCAGGATCACCGCACCAACGGAGTCTTGCTCCAGGTTCAGTGCCATACCGAAGACGCTGCCAGGGAACTCGATCATTTCGCCGTACATTACGTCGGCCAGACCGTGGATCCGCACGATACCGTCGGAAACCGAAACGACGGTACCTTCGTTACGGGCTTGGGAGCTCACATCGAGGTTGTCGATGCGGCCCTTGATGATTTCACTAATTTCGGAAGGATTGAGTTGCTGCATTGCTCTGCTGCCCCTTCAAACTCAAGATTTCAATGCTTCGGCCAGTTTCGCGATTTTGCCGCGAACAGAGCCATCGATTACCAGGTCACCAGCGCGGATGACGACGCCGCCAATCAGGCTGGCATCCTCCGACGCGTGCAGGCGCACTTCCTGGCCTAACCGTGCACTGAGAACCTTGGCGAGTTTGTCTTGCTGTTCTTGGTTCAACGCGAAGGCACTGGTGACTTCCACGTCCACGGATTTCTCTTGCTCGGCCTTGTACAGGTCAAACAGAGCGGCAATCTCCGGCAGAAGCAGGAGACGGTCGTTTTCCGCGGCAACATGAATGAAATTCTGTGCCTGCGCATTGAACTTGTCACCGCACACGTCAATAAACGTGGCGGCCTTTTCTGCGCTCGTCAGTCGCGGGGCCTTGAGCAGGCGCTGCATGGTGTCGTCTTGCGACACCGCAGCAGCCAGGCCGAGCATGGCTGACCAATTGGCCAGTTGCTGATGGGCCTGGGCATGCTCAAAGGCAGCCTTAGCGTAAGGTCGGGCCAACGTGGTCAGTTCTGCCATGATCGCCCTCGCTTAAATTTCAGCGGCCAGTTTGTTAACCAGCTCCGCATGCGCGTTTTGATCGATTGTGGCGCCAAGGATCTTTTCAGCACCACCAACGGCCAGTGCACCCACTTGGGCACGCAGGGCGTCTTTGGCGCTGTTCAGTTCCTGTTCGATCTCGGCCAGAGCCTGAGCCTTCACACGGTCAGCTTCGACGCGAGCCTGTTCACGGGCTTCCTCGACAAGCTGAGCAGCGCGTTTCTTGCTTTGCTCAATGATTTCGGCTGCCTGTGCTTTAGCTTCACGCAGTTGCTGACCCACTTTCTCTTGGGCCAGCTCCAGGTCGCGAGCTGCGCGGTTGGCAGCGTCCAAGCCGTCAGCAATCTTCTTTTGGCGCTCTTGCAGGGCAGTGATGACCGGAGGCCATACGTACTTCATGCAGAAGAGTACAAAAATCAGAAAAGCAACGGATTGGCCAATCAGGGTTGCATTAATGTTCACGCCAACACCTCGCTCGGTCTTTGTCCATCACACCAATCAACTCGTAAAAAACGAGTGATTAGCCGGCGATCTGACCAACGAAGGGGTTCGCGAAGGTGAAGAACAGAGCGATACCAACACCGATCATGGTTACGGCGTCGAGCAGACCGGCAACGATGAACATTTTGACCTGCAGCATCGGAACCATCTCAGGCTGACGAGCAGCGCCTTCCAGGAACTTGCCGCCCAGCAGGCCGAAACCAATGGCGGTACCCAGAGCACCCAGGCCGATCAGCAGAGCAACAGCGATAGCGGTCAGACCAACTACAGTTTCCATCTTTCCTCCCGACTTTTACGTCGTATTGGTTAGGTTTTTAGTTTGAAGCGGTAAAACAAATCGTTTGGTACAGCTTGCCCTTGCGGACTTTTTAAGCCCTCCCCCAAACGAGCGGGGAAGGCTATCAGACACGCCAGGCGGTCTTAATGGTTATCTTCGTGAGCCATCGACAGGTAAACGATGGTAAGCATCATGAAGATGAAAGCTTGCAGGGTGATGATCAGGATGTGGAACACAGCCCACGCCCATTGCAGTACGACGCCCAGGCCGCTGAGCCACAGGATGCCGGTGCCGAACATTACCGCGATCAGGATGAACACCAGCTCGCCGGCATACATGTTGCCGAACAGACGCAGTGCCAGCGAGATCGGTTTGGCGATCAGAGTGACGAATTCCAGCAGGAAGTTCACTGGGATCAGCAGGATCTGAACGAAGATGTTCTTGCTGCCGAACGGGTGCAGGGTGAGCTCGCCGATGAAGCCGCCCAGGCCCTTGACCTTGATGCTGTAGAAGATGATCAGCGCGAACACACTCAGGGCCATGCCCAGGGTGGCGTTTGGGTCGGTGGTGGATACCGCGCGGAACGGAATGTGCGGATCACCGGAGATCAGGATGGCCAGCTGAGGAATCCAGTCGACCGGTACCAGGTCGATGGCGTTCATCAGGAACACCCAGACGAAAATGGTCAACGCCAGTGGCGCGATCACCGGGCTGCGGCCGTGGAAGGAGTCCTTCACGCTGCCGTGAACGAAGTCCACCAGCACTTCAACGAAGTTCTGCAGGGCACCTGGCTGGCCGGAAGTGGCCTTTTTAGCCGCCATGCGGAAGATGAACAGGAAGATCAGACCCAGCGCAACGGACCAACCCAGGGTGTCCAGGTGGAACGCCCAGAAGCCCATTGCCTTGGCTTCTGCAGCCGAATGGGCCAAGCCCCAGCTGCCGTCTGGTAGTTGACCGTAGGTCAGGTTCTGCAAGTGGTGCTGGATATAGCCCGAAGCGGTTTCTGCTGCCATGGTTGCCTCAAACGCCCTAAGGTCTCGAAAGTCTTTTATTCATCAGCAGGGGTGCGAACCAGCTGACCAAAAGGGTCAGCGTGAAGACACCGAAAACTGCTAACGGCGCCAATGGCTTCACTCCTGCGAAGGTCAGTGCAAAAAGCACTGCCGTCAAAATCATCTTGCCTGCCTCGCCTGCGTAGAACGACTTGACGATGGCCTGCGCCGCCCGGGCTCCGCTATAGCGAAAAGCCTTCCAGGCGAAATACAAATTAGGTAGCCAGGCAATCAAACCTCCGCAAAGGCCTGAATATCCACTGACCACCCCTTTCCACTGCCACAACACCAGCGTTGCCAGCAGCAGTACGACACATTGAGCCAGCAGTACCGGAAAAACCGCCCAGCGATGGAAAGGCAGGCGGTTTGGCGTGCGTATTTCCATCACAACTGCTCCTCGGAAGTCGACCAACAAGTCAATATCGACTTGGCATAATTTGTGCCGACAAAATGCGCGCAGAGTATAGGGGTGGATTAACCCCTATTCAACTCTTCGGTAGTGATTTCCGACTGCGCGCTACAACAGGAATTGTTTCAGCGGATGTGAGCAAGGACGCCTTGCAACTCGTCAAGCGAGTTATAGCGAATAACCAACTGGCCTTTACCCTTGTTGCCATGGCGGATCTGCACAGGAGAGCCCAAACGCTCTGCAAGCCGCTGTTCAAGGCGCTCGATATCCGGATCAGGTTTGCTCGGCTCGACCGGATCTGGTTTACCGTTAAGCCACTGCCTGACCAGTGCCTCAGTTTGGCGCACGGTGAGGCCGCGTGCGACAACATGACGCGCCCCCTCTTCCTGCCGATCTTCCTCAAGCCCGAGCAATGCACGTGCGTGGCCCATTTCCAGGTCGCCATGGGCGAGCATGGTCTTGATGGCCTCAGGGAGAGAGATCAGGCGCAACAGGTTGGCAACAGTCACCCGTGACTTACCGACGGCATCAGCCACTTGCTGCTGGGTCAGTTCGAACTCCTGCTGCAGGCGTTGCAATGCCAGGGCCTCTTCAAGCGGGTTGAGGTCCTCGCGCTGAATGTTCTCGATCAGCGCCATGGCGATGGCTGCTTCGTCCGGCACCTCGCGGACCATCGCCGGGATGGAATCCAGGCCGGCCTGCTGGGTGGCGCGCCAGCGACGCTCACCGGCAATGATTTCGTAGCGGTTGCCATCGATCGGGCGAACCACGATCGGCTGCATCACGCCGTGATTGCGAATCGAGTGCGCCAGTTCTTCCAGCGCCTCCGGATCCATGTCGCGGCGCGGCTGGTACTTGCCGCGCTGGATCAGCTCGACT
The genomic region above belongs to Pseudomonas sp. PSKL.D1 and contains:
- the atpE gene encoding F0F1 ATP synthase subunit C yields the protein METVVGLTAIAVALLIGLGALGTAIGFGLLGGKFLEGAARQPEMVPMLQVKMFIVAGLLDAVTMIGVGIALFFTFANPFVGQIAG
- a CDS encoding F0F1 ATP synthase subunit B, with translation MNINATLIGQSVAFLIFVLFCMKYVWPPVITALQERQKKIADGLDAANRAARDLELAQEKVGQQLREAKAQAAEIIEQSKKRAAQLVEEAREQARVEADRVKAQALAEIEQELNSAKDALRAQVGALAVGGAEKILGATIDQNAHAELVNKLAAEI
- the atpB gene encoding F0F1 ATP synthase subunit A: MAAETASGYIQHHLQNLTYGQLPDGSWGLAHSAAEAKAMGFWAFHLDTLGWSVALGLIFLFIFRMAAKKATSGQPGALQNFVEVLVDFVHGSVKDSFHGRSPVIAPLALTIFVWVFLMNAIDLVPVDWIPQLAILISGDPHIPFRAVSTTDPNATLGMALSVFALIIFYSIKVKGLGGFIGELTLHPFGSKNIFVQILLIPVNFLLEFVTLIAKPISLALRLFGNMYAGELVFILIAVMFGTGILWLSGLGVVLQWAWAVFHILIITLQAFIFMMLTIVYLSMAHEDNH
- the atpA gene encoding F0F1 ATP synthase subunit alpha — encoded protein: MQQLNPSEISEIIKGRIDNLDVSSQARNEGTVVSVSDGIVRIHGLADVMYGEMIEFPGSVFGMALNLEQDSVGAVILGAYDTLAEGMSAKCTGRILEVPVGKELLGRVVDALGNPIDGKGPLGNTQTDAVEKVAPGVIWRKSVDQPVQTGYKSVDAMIPVGRGQRELIIGDRQIGKTAMAIDAIINQKDSGIFCVYVAVGQKRSTVANIVRKLEETGALANTIVVVASASESAALQFLAPYAGCTMGEFFRDRGEDALIVYDDLSKQAVAYRQISLLLRRPPGREAYPGDVFYLHSRLLERASRVSEEYVEKFTNGAVTGKTGSLTALPIIETQAGDVSAFVPTNVISITDGQIFLESAMFNSGIRPAVNAGVSVSRVGGAAQTKIIKKLSGGIRTALAQYRELAAFAQFASDLDEATRKQLEHGQRVTELMKQKQYAPMSIADMALSLYAAERGFLTDVEVSKVGSFEQALIAYFNRDHAELMAKINVKGDFNDEIDAGMKAGIEKFKATQTW
- the atpG gene encoding F0F1 ATP synthase subunit gamma; the encoded protein is MAGAKEIRSKIASIKSTQKITSAMEKVAVSKMRKAQMRMAASRPYAERIRQVIGHLANANPEYRHPFMIERPVKRAGYIVVSSDRGLCGGLNTNLFKALVKDMNENREQGVEIDLCVIGSKGATFFRIFGGNVVAAISHLGEEPSINDLIGSVKVMLDAYLDGRIDRLSVVSNKFINTMTQKPTVEQLVPLVATPDQDLKHHWDYLYEPDAKELLDGLMVRYVESQVYQAVVENNAAEQAARMIAMKNATDNAGDLIKELQLIYNKARQAAITQEISEIVGGAAAV
- a CDS encoding F0F1 ATP synthase subunit delta — protein: MAELTTLARPYAKAAFEHAQAHQQLANWSAMLGLAAAVSQDDTMQRLLKAPRLTSAEKAATFIDVCGDKFNAQAQNFIHVAAENDRLLLLPEIAALFDLYKAEQEKSVDVEVTSAFALNQEQQDKLAKVLSARLGQEVRLHASEDASLIGGVVIRAGDLVIDGSVRGKIAKLAEALKS
- a CDS encoding F0F1 ATP synthase subunit I, whose protein sequence is MEIRTPNRLPFHRWAVFPVLLAQCVVLLLATLVLWQWKGVVSGYSGLCGGLIAWLPNLYFAWKAFRYSGARAAQAIVKSFYAGEAGKMILTAVLFALTFAGVKPLAPLAVFGVFTLTLLVSWFAPLLMNKRLSRP
- a CDS encoding ParB/RepB/Spo0J family partition protein, with the translated sequence MAVKKRGLGRGLDALLSGPSVSALEEQAVKIDQKELQHLPVELIQRGKYQPRRDMDPEALEELAHSIRNHGVMQPIVVRPIDGNRYEIIAGERRWRATQQAGLDSIPAMVREVPDEAAIAMALIENIQREDLNPLEEALALQRLQQEFELTQQQVADAVGKSRVTVANLLRLISLPEAIKTMLAHGDLEMGHARALLGLEEDRQEEGARHVVARGLTVRQTEALVRQWLNGKPDPVEPSKPDPDIERLEQRLAERLGSPVQIRHGNKGKGQLVIRYNSLDELQGVLAHIR